In Helianthus annuus cultivar XRQ/B chromosome 9, HanXRQr2.0-SUNRISE, whole genome shotgun sequence, the following are encoded in one genomic region:
- the LOC110877352 gene encoding receptor-like protein kinase FERONIA isoform X1, producing the protein MDTTNEEGGNSSSPTSAHPFRLFSLAEIQYATKNFDDELVIGQGGFGKVFKGYISSEEVGHVVAIKRLDSMSDQGEPEFRAEIDMLSKLRHSHLVSLIGYCHENKEKILVYEYMSNGTLYHHLHKADTPLTWLTRLNIAIGAARGLAYLHTSRVIHRDVKSSNILLDENWAAMISDFGLSKIGPDNQPISCVNASVKGTFGYLDPEYFYTRKLTRKSDVYSYGIVLFELLSGRLAVDERNEEDECSLVRWAQRCVKERKLDQIVDSNIKGTISAKCLKRFAQIADRCVHNDPKERPSMTQVVASLQALSVLQEKSNHSGESSNIMGFNWKVHKYLVSRSKPNSAFLDQSGTSSPNRLDNNLNQHEESVTRGLKSFSYDELTLATRDFGFQICLDERSHYGMVYKGWVDKTTYTPFKDNTELPIVVKKLPYSHNKLEMLKEFCHPNIVKPLGEYYHFLVYEFKSNGNFEDLLLSGVVARLSLDIKVKILVGIARGTVFLKKPQLKKTWLKVGDSMLDRHKIWLDEDFTAKIADYDSNHYVLSNPDIERVDLALECNLSGYKVIFMEVLIGERIFSSNRVAKIETG; encoded by the exons ATGGATACTACAAACGAAGAGGGGGGAAATTCATCTTCACCGACGTCTGCACATCCATTTCGGCTTTTTTCTCTTGCTGAAATTCAATatgcaaccaaaaactttgatgaTGAACTGGTCATTGGACAGGGTGGATTTGGAAAGGTATTCAAAGGTTATATTTCAAGTGAAGAAGTTGGTCATGTTGTAGCCATCAAACGGTTGGATTCtatgtccgaccaaggggaaccCGAGTTTAGAGCTGAAATCGACATGCTTTCTAAGTTGCGCCATTCTCACTTAGTGTCTCTAATCGGTTATTGTCATGAAAATAAGGAGAAGATCCTTGTTTATGAATACATGTCCAATGGAACCCTCTACCATCATCTACACAAAGCCGACACTCCTTTAACTTGGTTGACACGGCTTAACATAGCCATAGGTGCGGCACGTGGTTTGGCGTACCTTCACACCAGCAGAGTCATACATCGTGACGTGAAAAGTTCAAACATTCTTTTAGATGAGAACTGGGCGGCTATGATTTCGGATTTTGGTTTGTCCAAAATCGGCCCAGATAATCAACCAATTTCTTGTGTTAACGCAAGTGTTAAAGGCACATTCGGGTATCTTGATCCAGAGTATTTCTATACCAGAAAATTGACAAGGAAATCCGATGTTTACTCATACGGGATTGTATTATTCGAATTGCTATCTGGAAGGCTTGCTGTAGACGAACGCAATGAGGAGGACGAATGTAGTTTGGTAAGGTGGGCTCaaagatgtgtcaaagaaagAAAATTAGATCAAATCGTTGATTCTAATATCAAGGGAACGATTTCTGCCAAGTGTTTAAAACGGTTCGCTCAAATTGCAGATCGTTGTGTGCACAATGATCCGAAAGAACGTCCTTCTATGACTCAGGTAGTGGCCTCACTTCAGGCTTTAAGTGTACTACAGGAGAAATCTAACCATTCTGGCGAGTCATCAAACATAATGGGTTTCAACTGGAAAGTTCATAAGTATCTTGTTTCCAGGAGTAAACCAAACTCCG CATTTTTAGACCAAAGTGGAACAAGTTCACCAAACAGACTTGACAACAACTTGAATCAGCATGAGGAATCAGTGACCAGAGGCTTAAAATCGTTCTCATATGATGAATTAACACTTGCTACAAGGGACTTTGGATTTCAAATATGCTTGGATGAGAGGAGTCATTATGGAATGGTTTACAAAGGATGGGTTGATAAAACGACATATACCCCATTTAAGGATAATACTGAATTGCCCATTGTAGTTAAGAAACTTCCCTACAGTCAT AATAAACTAGAAATGTTGAAAGAATTTTGTCATCCCAACATTGTTAAGCCCTTAGGAGAGTACTACCACTTCCTTGTGTATGAATTCAAGAGTAATGGGAACTTTGAGGATCTCCTTCTTAGTG GAGTTGTAGCACGACTTTCATTGGATATAAAGGTAAAAATCTTAGTAGGAATTGCTCGAGGGACTGTTTTCTTGAAAAAACCACAATTAAAGAAAACATGGCTGAAAGTTGGTGATTCCATGCTTGACAGACACAAGATATGGCTGGATGAG GATTTTACAGCAAAGATTGCAGATTATGACAGCAATCATTATGTGCTATCCAATCCAGATATTGAAAGGGTGGACTTAGCGCTAGAGTGCAATCTTTCTGGTTATAAAGTGATATTCATGGAGGTCTTAATAGGGGAACGTATCTTCAGTTCTAATAGAGTAGCGAAAATTGAAAccggttaa
- the LOC110877352 gene encoding receptor-like protein kinase FERONIA isoform X2, with the protein MDTTNEEGGNSSSPTSAHPFRLFSLAEIQYATKNFDDELVIGQGGFGKVFKGYISSEEVGHVVAIKRLDSMSDQGEPEFRAEIDMLSKLRHSHLVSLIGYCHENKEKILVYEYMSNGTLYHHLHKADTPLTWLTRLNIAIGAARGLAYLHTSRVIHRDVKSSNILLDENWAAMISDFGLSKIGPDNQPISCVNASVKGTFGYLDPEYFYTRKLTRKSDVYSYGIVLFELLSGRLAVDERNEEDECSLVRWAQRCVKERKLDQIVDSNIKGTISAKCLKRFAQIADRCVHNDPKERPSMTQVVASLQALSVLQEKSNHSGESSNIMGFNWKVHKYLVSRSKPNSDQSGTSSPNRLDNNLNQHEESVTRGLKSFSYDELTLATRDFGFQICLDERSHYGMVYKGWVDKTTYTPFKDNTELPIVVKKLPYSHNKLEMLKEFCHPNIVKPLGEYYHFLVYEFKSNGNFEDLLLSGVVARLSLDIKVKILVGIARGTVFLKKPQLKKTWLKVGDSMLDRHKIWLDEDFTAKIADYDSNHYVLSNPDIERVDLALECNLSGYKVIFMEVLIGERIFSSNRVAKIETG; encoded by the exons ATGGATACTACAAACGAAGAGGGGGGAAATTCATCTTCACCGACGTCTGCACATCCATTTCGGCTTTTTTCTCTTGCTGAAATTCAATatgcaaccaaaaactttgatgaTGAACTGGTCATTGGACAGGGTGGATTTGGAAAGGTATTCAAAGGTTATATTTCAAGTGAAGAAGTTGGTCATGTTGTAGCCATCAAACGGTTGGATTCtatgtccgaccaaggggaaccCGAGTTTAGAGCTGAAATCGACATGCTTTCTAAGTTGCGCCATTCTCACTTAGTGTCTCTAATCGGTTATTGTCATGAAAATAAGGAGAAGATCCTTGTTTATGAATACATGTCCAATGGAACCCTCTACCATCATCTACACAAAGCCGACACTCCTTTAACTTGGTTGACACGGCTTAACATAGCCATAGGTGCGGCACGTGGTTTGGCGTACCTTCACACCAGCAGAGTCATACATCGTGACGTGAAAAGTTCAAACATTCTTTTAGATGAGAACTGGGCGGCTATGATTTCGGATTTTGGTTTGTCCAAAATCGGCCCAGATAATCAACCAATTTCTTGTGTTAACGCAAGTGTTAAAGGCACATTCGGGTATCTTGATCCAGAGTATTTCTATACCAGAAAATTGACAAGGAAATCCGATGTTTACTCATACGGGATTGTATTATTCGAATTGCTATCTGGAAGGCTTGCTGTAGACGAACGCAATGAGGAGGACGAATGTAGTTTGGTAAGGTGGGCTCaaagatgtgtcaaagaaagAAAATTAGATCAAATCGTTGATTCTAATATCAAGGGAACGATTTCTGCCAAGTGTTTAAAACGGTTCGCTCAAATTGCAGATCGTTGTGTGCACAATGATCCGAAAGAACGTCCTTCTATGACTCAGGTAGTGGCCTCACTTCAGGCTTTAAGTGTACTACAGGAGAAATCTAACCATTCTGGCGAGTCATCAAACATAATGGGTTTCAACTGGAAAGTTCATAAGTATCTTGTTTCCAGGAGTAAACCAAACTCCG ACCAAAGTGGAACAAGTTCACCAAACAGACTTGACAACAACTTGAATCAGCATGAGGAATCAGTGACCAGAGGCTTAAAATCGTTCTCATATGATGAATTAACACTTGCTACAAGGGACTTTGGATTTCAAATATGCTTGGATGAGAGGAGTCATTATGGAATGGTTTACAAAGGATGGGTTGATAAAACGACATATACCCCATTTAAGGATAATACTGAATTGCCCATTGTAGTTAAGAAACTTCCCTACAGTCAT AATAAACTAGAAATGTTGAAAGAATTTTGTCATCCCAACATTGTTAAGCCCTTAGGAGAGTACTACCACTTCCTTGTGTATGAATTCAAGAGTAATGGGAACTTTGAGGATCTCCTTCTTAGTG GAGTTGTAGCACGACTTTCATTGGATATAAAGGTAAAAATCTTAGTAGGAATTGCTCGAGGGACTGTTTTCTTGAAAAAACCACAATTAAAGAAAACATGGCTGAAAGTTGGTGATTCCATGCTTGACAGACACAAGATATGGCTGGATGAG GATTTTACAGCAAAGATTGCAGATTATGACAGCAATCATTATGTGCTATCCAATCCAGATATTGAAAGGGTGGACTTAGCGCTAGAGTGCAATCTTTCTGGTTATAAAGTGATATTCATGGAGGTCTTAATAGGGGAACGTATCTTCAGTTCTAATAGAGTAGCGAAAATTGAAAccggttaa
- the LOC110875433 gene encoding uncharacterized protein LOC110875433, whose protein sequence is MAGSSGQSTINGNSLSQFQCPILKPTNYTVWAIRIKTILEANGLWETIEPAENATVDTKKDKSAIAYLFQAIPEDVVLQVASCKTAKEIWDNLKIRHVGVDRVQKARMHTLMSEFELLQMRDDDTIDSFTAKINSIVTRATEVGTTMSQPTLVRKLLNGVPDKFTQIVASMEQYSDLETMTLQEAVGRLKTYEERLKLKKGNQGESQDRLMFTHQDNNRGRQSGNRGRGRFNQTRGNWRNNGNRQSPRRRIYI, encoded by the coding sequence ATGGCAGGATCATCCGGGCAAAGTACGATAAATGGAAATTCTCtttcccagtttcagtgtccgattctgaaaccaacaaactatacggTTTGGGCTATTCGTATCAAGACGATTCTTGAAGCGAATGGTTTGTGGGAAACGATTGAACCGGCAGAAAATGCAACGGTAGACACTAAGAAAGATAAGTCTGCCATTGCATATCTGTTTCAAGCAATACCAGAAGACGTTGTATTGCAAGTCGCAAGTTGTAAAACTGCAAAGGAGATTTGGGATAATCTAAAGATTAGACACGTTGGCGTTGATCGGGTACAAAAGGCGCGTATGCACACGCTAATGTCAGAATTTGAATTGTTGCAAATGAGAGATGACGACACTATTGATTCGTTTACCGCAAAGATTAATAGTATCGTTACCCGAGCAACAGAAGTAGGAACGACAATGAGTCAACCGACTCTAGTACGCAAACTCTTAAATGGCGTACCAGATAAGTTTACTCAAATCGTTGCCTCTATGGAACAATACTCCGATCTAGAAACCATGACGCTACAGGAAGCGGTCGGAAGACTAAAGACGTATGAAGAACGTCTCAAGTTAAAGAAAGGAAATCAAGGAGAAAGCCAAGATAGGCTTATGTTCACACATCAGGATAACAACAGAGGAAGGCAATCTGGAAACCGCGGTCGTGGTAGATTTAACCAGACGCGTGGAAATTGGCGTAACAACGGAAATAGGCAAAGTCCCAGAAGAAGGATCTACATCTAG